The genomic segment tcattgtgaatgtgtgtaatgTAACTTGTACATGTAAATGGTAACAACAAAAGGCAttctattactctactctactctattttattCTTTCCCATGTGAtcttatttgatttgatttcatttcatttcccagAACATTCGCCAGTCATGGTGGGCAGGGGTTAGTGGTACCAAAGATGTCATAGGAGCACTGTGCCCATTACTTATCTCTCTTTTGTTGTCTTTATCTGCTGTAGTGTttgctgtctccctgcctgtataTTTACTGTACTAGCTATAGAGCTGCAATATTGTCTATATTTCTAATAGGCTGGTATGTGCATGGCAATAAATGAAAGCTTAGCAAGCTTATTACAAGCATAACAAGTTAAAAAAATCTGATCAATAAAAAATGGCTGGCTACATGGACACCTCATAAATAAAGTCTAAATATTCTAAGTTCTAATTCAAAAGAACTAGTTATTAGGTGGtgttaaattaagattgacttagtaagtgaagaattcttgcacacctccttagtcaggtgcgtaggagtggaacccctaggtcaccaacgttaaagcaaaagaaaaaagaaaaaagttttgaattgcttgaagaaggtcagtagaccgaaacgttgcattaaaccatgcaaatgtgaacagtgtgcgggagcttttttTGCTTTAAAATTAAGATTGACAAAATGCTATtagcttgctaagatttcatttttgCAGTGTAGGTTTATGTTATATCTGCACCTGTGTCCTGCCCATACAGGGAAGTGGATGGATAAGGGAGCTGTGTGTACCTTTACACTGCAATCGCGTGCAGTGCTTTACAATATCTGTCTAACAGGCAAACAAATCTTATAAGGCATAATGTATCAATGAGACAAGGTATGGTACAACCCAGTGCCTACTGCGGGATTATGTGTCAGTGTTTATTCATGTATGAAGATTGGAAATGAAAAGGTTAAGGAGTCCCTCAAGTATGAACATGTTATGTCACGTTATATTCACAGACTGTGTACACTTGGTTCTCGCCATCAATAGACTTCATGCTGTGCCAGTGTTTTCAACTGTGTCACTCAAAACATTGGTCTAAACTTGAAGCAAGTTTTAGATTTTACGCTAATTTCACACCAAGCAGGGAAGTCACCAAATACAGGCTCTTAGCCCATTAAGACCAAACGGGTCTCAAAAAAACTGAGCAGAATAGTTGATGTTGTTAGATATGCATACATGCTGAAAGGTTAATACCCACAGATTactgttttaatgggttaaaacatCACAGAGATGTCACTGCAATAAACTAAtctaataatctctctctctccctccctctctcttaccctaattcatccacctctctctctctctctctctctctctctattctctgtctctctctcccatttctccatctctctcactctctctctttctcccatttctctctctctcttactgtcattcctccatatctctctctctccctctctctctcgttctctctccctcctccaggttCCTCGTGCCGGGCGTTGGCCTCGAGGTCGGCGGTCTACTCCGCTGAACATGAACCACTATGCCAATAAGAAGAGTGCCGCTGAGAGCATGCTGGACGTTGCTCTGCTGATGGCCAACGCCTCCCAGCTGAAGGCGGTGCTGGAGCAGGGCTCAGACTTCACCTTCTACGTCCCCCTCATCACACTCATCAGCATCTCACTCATACTGCAGGTTGTGGTCGGGGTGATGCTCATCTTCATAGGTCagtaatgagggggggggggggggggggggtggtattggGATCTGTGGGCTGGGGAAATGGTGGGGTCATTCCATGGTGGGGGCATGGAGGGGTATACTGGTCAGAGTGCTGCTCATATTCATAGGTCAGTAAGCTGTTGTGaatgtgttctattgcaacagttgaGGACAAATACTAATGTTAAACAAACTCGGAGTACACCAAACTGCTCAGAGGTTTTGTTTCGGAACCCTGGTCAGAGTACCCGTACTATTGCACTTTCCCAAGgcggagggatggggggatgggggaatGGAGGGTGGGTGCACACTAGCATCTCAACCATACTGCAGGTACTGGTCGAAGAGATGCTCATCTTTATTGGTCAATAATGTGAAGGGGAGCGATAAGAATGGGGGAAGTGAGGATGATAGAGATGGAGGACTGGGGAAATGGTGGGATGGGGGAAGGTGTAacggtgggatgggatggggtagtTATAGGGAGCAGGtaatggagggtggtggtggtggtggggtgcggTCAGGTGCTGGCTCACTCACACTACAGGTGCTGGTGGCCGTGCTACTTGTCTTCATGGGTCAGTAATGTGTTTGGGGGTTATGATAGGGATTAGCATAGGCAAGAAATGGTGGATGCGGgaggggtgctgctgctgctgctgctgctgatgtgggGGCAAGGATGGAGTAGGAGGAGACTGGGCTTGGAGGAATTGGGGATGCTACACTGTTTGTGATACTGTGTTTCACAATGGTAACACTATTTTATCTGCCCCTGTTACAGCACTTGGTTACAATTTAACAAATTCTACACCAACACTATAGCAAAATTATGTATTTACAGTGTAATGCATGACTAAGGTTAGTATAGTACACCCGCACACTTGCCATGCTGCTGGAAACGACCGTTTTGGTGGAAGATCTAGAATCTACTGTCTTTGGCTGGAGTGAAAGGGATGAGGGAATGCTGGGAGTGAGTTTATGGAACCCTGGAATGTGCTTTCTTTTTCCCAGACTGGGAATGTGCGCTCTACAGTTACTACGTAAACACAAAGGTTCTCCCAGCAGCACTGTCACCGCAGCTTTGTAAACATCAGCAATGTCTGCACCAGCACAGCCAACGGGAACAAGCTTTGGAACTAGACAGTGTCATCATTCTCATGTCTTACattgttattatttaattaaaTACAGAGACACGGATGCAAGCTTGCGCAGGAATTCAATCAGCACAGCTATCTCAAGCTCAGAACTATGTATGTTCCTATTGATAAAAATCACTGCACGAGCAAAAGGCATGCAGGCACTTGATAGAGAATGTTTTTCAGAGCAAGGCCTATTGTTAGGGAAGAGTAAACATAGCTGACTGAGTAATAAAGAAACTGTTTGATACACTAGCAGAAGAGTAGGTAGAGCTCTACTTGTATCTCTCACAATCAACTTTTGCTTTTTGAagcaatgttcaaaaaagactgaaggaaaaagactgaaggaaaaagGCTGTTGGGCTGATgcgctttgttgatttttaatgcTTTTGCCCACACAAAAAAGTTTGTTTTTTACTCCttcaatcaactgaagtgcctgccAACTGAAGTGCCAGCATctttttccttcagtcttttttgTCTAGTAATGAACTGATTGAGAGGACATAATCCAAGCGTAACAGTTTCCTAATGTCTCCAGGGCTGAGGGATCACAGGCATTGGCGTCCCTGAAATCAGGCAGGGGACCGTGTAGGCCATGTTAAACATTTATAGTATAATAGTTAGGCGAGGCGTAATACATTTGGAATGTTGGCAATTTCAGGCATGGAGTTATATTTTGTTTCTGCCCTGCATTTTGGCTaaactgcgtgtgtatgtgcgacaCGGATAGAAAGGACCAGATGTGCTCTGAATAATGGGGAGTTTCAGTTCTCTCACACTCAGCTGTTAACAATCAAAAGAAACGCCCACATCTCCCTTAAGGGTTAGACCACTAAACCTCCACGCTGGCAGCCTGGGACCCTGTCAGATATAGCCGACTAGCCCTTCTCAGAATTAATAGATATCTACTGTAGTCTGAGTGGATTTTTTTGTTGTCCATCTCTACGCTTCCTGCATTGTAATTGGATGCGGCAGTAGAGTgaaagacaggaaatgatgtAGATGAGGGAATAGGGGAGGACGAGGATTCCTAAACGACCGACCTTGAGTCAAAACTCCACTTCCTGGATTTATGGGCGTCTCTTGGACCTCTGCTCCCCTCGCTTCTGTTGTCTTTTTCAAGTTGGCCCGTCTGAGACATTAGTTTCTATTGTTGAGGCCATAAATCGAAGCTCCACTGTTATGCTGGTCCAGGTCTTTTTCCTCTCTGTCCCCCTTTCAGCTTTAGTTCACAAGTGGAGGGCACCATTGtttctggcctggcctggctgaACCTTTACTGCACTCTCAAGTGAGGGAAGTCCAAACCACAAAACCACCATAGCCTACTATTGTTACAAACTGCAATCTAAAAGCCAGCTTGAATGGCCAGAGGACTAGTTGGATAGTGGAATTATCAAATAAGTGTCAGTAATCAAAACTCATGGTGTCAGTCATTTTGATTGTGTAAGATTTTGATGAATCAGGGTGTGACTGCAGAGGGATCACAGATTCAGCTAAAAGTTATCCAGTGAAATGGTTTACCAGAAAAAGTTATCCAGTGAAATGGTTTACCAGAAAAAGTTATCCAGTGAAATGGTTCAAGTGTACCACTACTGTGTTGGCTCGACGGAAACAGGGGCCCAACAGGAAGTAGAAGGgtaaaatacagtatatggggATGCAGTAGAACGGAACACAATAGAATTCAACTGCACCTCACACCACACCCTCCTAAATAAACACAGCTGAACTGGTGAAACTTTTGTCAGACATTTATAGCCTTTCATTGAACTGGATGGAAACAGAATCTGGTTCAAGTTTCTAGTTGATGAGGGGATGTGCAAATTGTTCCATTAATATTGTGAAATGCAAGCTTTTATTAGCACAAAATCACACAATCATTTGTTTCTGCTTTCTGTTTCGGTCATAAAAGGAACTGCAATGTGCATCAAATCAAAACACTGTTGATGTTATGTCATCCTGGAGTTTTGACCAGCGTATCTCAAAGTTCAGATCAGGGACCAATTcccttatttaaaaaaaagcttaAACACCACTCAacccccgcgcacacacacacacacacacacacacacacacacacacacacacacacacacacacacacacacacacacacacacacacacacacacacacacacacacacacacacacacacacacacacacacacacaaacaccaagttTAACCAAGTGAAGTTACATGTAGACAACGCTATGTAAATGCATGGATTGGTGCAGAATCTGAAATACATCCTAAATGTTTATAAATACACAGTATAAAAGCAGTCTCTCCTTTTTCAATCTGTTAACTGACATTTTGAGTTTTCGAACACAGCACCTGTGGTACCTGATCACACTTTCAGAAATACTGGTatgggcacacacaagcacacagcctGATAGCCATAATGTTTACAAATAAGTAAATATTAACTAGAAATTACAATGGAGTAACTAATAGCTGTGAATGCTTTTAGTTTGGTTGCGTGTTCTGGCTGACAAACAACTCTTGTTACTTGGCAACAGATTTATCAGTGACCTAAACAAAAGAGGATTCCAcaatgtagccccttaacacgtcgttccaccactggaacataGTAATAGTCATTTGAAAAAacttaactactatagcactacactacttcTATGACaaagtgcacagggcctttagtaatacattacgacttagtcattgccattctggcaggactggactgggtacgaaaaacagcctgggcatttaTGTCCTTGAACGGCCCCCAGACGCCCGCTTTTCTACGACATTATCAGTAGCTCAGTCCACTCTCTTTTGCATATTAAAGAAACACCAATGGGTCGCCTCATCTAAATCGAGGCCCGACCTCTAAGGAaagaaagcaaacaaaaacaacagcattggcccctgagaactgtcggcccaccgggaaaatgccctgtatgccagatgaccaatcAAGCCctgcattctggtaacagctaatttataacaggggccatgtctcgCATTCATGTCTACAAAGTGGCAGTGCTCTAAGATGTTacacatgtggatatttttgaaaacgcctGTTTTGGCCCCTCGTTTAGGCCGACACCTAAGCAGTTTCCCTTTTAAAATATACACTTTATGGGTCTAAAATACACCTGTCACAAttgcttatttatttgttatCTCCATGTCATGTTAACACGTAAATGAGTAATAAAATATCTGTGTTtcaaaatatccacatacagtatgtgtgaacggCGTCTAAGTGGTTTTTTTGTTGGTGTGTTCCAGTGAAGTGGAACCTGAATGATGAGAGTAAGCACTACCAGCTGAACGTGCTGGAGAACATCACCACGGCTCTGGTCTTCATCATCGTGGTTGTCAACGTCTTCATCACAGCTTTTGGAGTGCAGCGGCCCAAAGTCAGCGCGTAACCAGGACAACAGCAAGACCCCTGTGTAGAAATAAGCACAGGTAATACACAcaaccgcacgcacgcatgcacacgcgcgcgcgcacgcacgcactcacacacacacgcacactcttgctctctctttcacatacacacatgcacacacacacaaaaacacaggacCCCTGTCTGGGAATAGGCTAGgttaacacatacacaaactgccCGGTTCTGCCATGTCTTGCAATGGAAAAGGCTTTCAAATGGCGTGTCaatgaatatacagtatttcCTCTATCTTTGTTGACACAGCGGAACCATTGTATGATCACCTGGCACATTTTACCTTCATTCCaac from the Engraulis encrasicolus isolate BLACKSEA-1 chromosome 14, IST_EnEncr_1.0, whole genome shotgun sequence genome contains:
- the ninj1 gene encoding ninjurin-1 produces the protein MASETMEMNGGADGDSGGEVPRAGRWPRGRRSTPLNMNHYANKKSAAESMLDVALLMANASQLKAVLEQGSDFTFYVPLITLISISLILQVVVGVMLIFIVKWNLNDESKHYQLNVLENITTALVFIIVVVNVFITAFGVQRPKVSA